The following proteins come from a genomic window of Triticum aestivum cultivar Chinese Spring chromosome 6A, IWGSC CS RefSeq v2.1, whole genome shotgun sequence:
- the LOC123130287 gene encoding alpha-1,3-arabinosyltransferase XAT3-like isoform X2, which translates to MAKLIHTGMCCLASELIHVASDVQPISDKEPIHDSEKGEVVCTTESETLGHSETCEVDGDVRTNGTALSVTLVPASWKERREWMISPYSKAEIIVKNVTVTQLQDRATAPPCTVTHSMPAVLFAIAGHAGNYWHDYTDILVPLFVASRRYRGEVTFLISNIQYRPEWLVKYKTLLWGLSKHAWVDMEGDTEVRCFPHVTVGLRVDKELTIVPEVVPGGPLSMADFTRFLRETYGLPRGAAVSLTREPDKKPRLLLIHRGHYRLFLNEPEIAQAAEAAGFETVMMELRANASEAEQARVVNSFDVLLGMHGAGLTNALHLPPGGVVIQVVPYGNIEVLARAEFSEPVTDMGLKYLDYSVSVEESSLLETLGPEHPAIKDPESIHRSGWTNMFEFYLAKQNVRINTTRFAPTLAQAFDHLRQQ; encoded by the exons ATGGCTAAATTAATACACACAGGCATGTGTTGCCTAGCCAGTGAATTAATAC ATGTCGCTTCTGACGTGCAGCCGATCTCGGACAAAGAGCCGATTCATGATTCAG AGAAAGGCGAGGTGGTGTGTACCACGGAGAGCGAGACCCTCGGTCACTCTGAAACTTGCGAAGTCGACGGCGACGTCCGCACCAACGGCACTGCCTTGTCGGTGACCCTCGTCCCGGCGAGCTGGAAGGAGCGCCGCGAGTGGATGATCTCACCATACTCGAAAGCGGAGATCATCGTCAAGAACGTCACCGTGACGCAGCTGCAGGACCGGGCCACCGCCCCGCCGTGCACGGTGACCCACAGCATGCCGGCCGTCCTGTTCGCAATCGCCGGGCACGCGGGCAACTACTGGCATGACTACACCGACATTCTGGTGCCACTCTTCGTCGCGTCGCGGCGGTACCGCGGCGAGGTCACGTTCCTGATCAGCAACATCCAGTATAGGCCGGAGTGGCTGGTCAAGTACAAGACCTTGTTGTGGGGGCTGTCCAAGCACGCGTGGGTGGACATGGAGGGCGACACGGAGGTGCGGTGCTTCCCGCACGTCACGGTGGGGCTCCGCGTCGACAAGGAGCTGACGATCGTCCCCGAGGTGGTGCCGGGGGGCCCCCTCTCCATGGCGGACTTCACCCGATTCCTGCGCGAGACCTACGGTCTCCCACGCGGCGCGGCGGTCAGCCTGACCCGTGAGCCGGACAAGAAGCCGCGGCTGCTGCTGATCCACCGGGGGCACTACCGCCTGTTCCTGAACGAGCCGGAGATAGcgcaagcggcggaggcggcggggttcGAGACGGTGATGATGGAGCTGCGGGCCAACGCGTCCGAGGCGGAGCAGGCGCGGGTGGTGAACTCGTTCGACGTGCTGCTGGGCATGCACGGAGCCGGGCTGACGAACGCGTTGCACCTGCCGCCGGGCGGCGTGGTGATCCAGGTGGTGCCGTACGGGAACATAGAGGTCCTGGCGAGGGCGGAGTTCAGCGAGCCCGTGACGGACATGGGGCTCAAGTACCTGGATTACAGCGTGAGCGTGGAGGAGAGCTCGCTGCTGGAGACGTTGGGGCCGGAGCACCCGGCGATCAAGGACCCCGAATCCATCCACCGCAGCGGCTGGACCAACATGTTTGAGTTCTACCTCGCTAAGCAGAACGTCCGCATCAACACCACCCGCTTCGCGCCAACCCTGGCGCAAGCGTTCGACCACCTACGCCAACAGTAG
- the LOC123130287 gene encoding alpha-1,3-arabinosyltransferase XAT3-like isoform X1 produces MSRIASSLNVGFVAGVLFVLLVYFLVQQQEAISSLSVATTAAVSQWMTDKQLIKAPGEIQQIKAPGEILVASDVHRIADKQPIQDPDVASDVQPISDKEPIHDSEKGEVVCTTESETLGHSETCEVDGDVRTNGTALSVTLVPASWKERREWMISPYSKAEIIVKNVTVTQLQDRATAPPCTVTHSMPAVLFAIAGHAGNYWHDYTDILVPLFVASRRYRGEVTFLISNIQYRPEWLVKYKTLLWGLSKHAWVDMEGDTEVRCFPHVTVGLRVDKELTIVPEVVPGGPLSMADFTRFLRETYGLPRGAAVSLTREPDKKPRLLLIHRGHYRLFLNEPEIAQAAEAAGFETVMMELRANASEAEQARVVNSFDVLLGMHGAGLTNALHLPPGGVVIQVVPYGNIEVLARAEFSEPVTDMGLKYLDYSVSVEESSLLETLGPEHPAIKDPESIHRSGWTNMFEFYLAKQNVRINTTRFAPTLAQAFDHLRQQ; encoded by the exons ATGAGCAGAATCGCGTCCTCACTCAACGTCggcttcgtcgccggcgtcctcTTTGTGCTCCTCGTCTATTTCCTCGTCCAGCAGCAGGAGGCGATCAGCAGCCTCAGCG TTGCCACTACGGCGGCAGTATCACAATGGATGACGGATAAACAGCTGATCAAGGCCCCTGGTGAAATACAACAGATTAAAGCTCCTGGTGAAATAC ttgtcgcttctgatgtgcatCGGATCGCGGACAAACAGCCGATTCAAGATCCAG ATGTCGCTTCTGACGTGCAGCCGATCTCGGACAAAGAGCCGATTCATGATTCAG AGAAAGGCGAGGTGGTGTGTACCACGGAGAGCGAGACCCTCGGTCACTCTGAAACTTGCGAAGTCGACGGCGACGTCCGCACCAACGGCACTGCCTTGTCGGTGACCCTCGTCCCGGCGAGCTGGAAGGAGCGCCGCGAGTGGATGATCTCACCATACTCGAAAGCGGAGATCATCGTCAAGAACGTCACCGTGACGCAGCTGCAGGACCGGGCCACCGCCCCGCCGTGCACGGTGACCCACAGCATGCCGGCCGTCCTGTTCGCAATCGCCGGGCACGCGGGCAACTACTGGCATGACTACACCGACATTCTGGTGCCACTCTTCGTCGCGTCGCGGCGGTACCGCGGCGAGGTCACGTTCCTGATCAGCAACATCCAGTATAGGCCGGAGTGGCTGGTCAAGTACAAGACCTTGTTGTGGGGGCTGTCCAAGCACGCGTGGGTGGACATGGAGGGCGACACGGAGGTGCGGTGCTTCCCGCACGTCACGGTGGGGCTCCGCGTCGACAAGGAGCTGACGATCGTCCCCGAGGTGGTGCCGGGGGGCCCCCTCTCCATGGCGGACTTCACCCGATTCCTGCGCGAGACCTACGGTCTCCCACGCGGCGCGGCGGTCAGCCTGACCCGTGAGCCGGACAAGAAGCCGCGGCTGCTGCTGATCCACCGGGGGCACTACCGCCTGTTCCTGAACGAGCCGGAGATAGcgcaagcggcggaggcggcggggttcGAGACGGTGATGATGGAGCTGCGGGCCAACGCGTCCGAGGCGGAGCAGGCGCGGGTGGTGAACTCGTTCGACGTGCTGCTGGGCATGCACGGAGCCGGGCTGACGAACGCGTTGCACCTGCCGCCGGGCGGCGTGGTGATCCAGGTGGTGCCGTACGGGAACATAGAGGTCCTGGCGAGGGCGGAGTTCAGCGAGCCCGTGACGGACATGGGGCTCAAGTACCTGGATTACAGCGTGAGCGTGGAGGAGAGCTCGCTGCTGGAGACGTTGGGGCCGGAGCACCCGGCGATCAAGGACCCCGAATCCATCCACCGCAGCGGCTGGACCAACATGTTTGAGTTCTACCTCGCTAAGCAGAACGTCCGCATCAACACCACCCGCTTCGCGCCAACCCTGGCGCAAGCGTTCGACCACCTACGCCAACAGTAG